In Hirundo rustica isolate bHirRus1 chromosome 4, bHirRus1.pri.v3, whole genome shotgun sequence, a genomic segment contains:
- the KDM7A gene encoding lysine-specific demethylase 7A isoform X1 yields MAGATAAAATPVYCVCREPYDVSRFMIECDICKDWFHGSCVGVEEHHAVDIDLYHCPNCAILHGPSLMKKRRNWHRHDYTEPDDGSKPVQAGTRTFVKQLRARSFPSADEVILKMHGSQLTQRYLEKHGFDVPIMVPKLDGLGLRLPPPTFSVLDVERYVGGDKVIDVIDVARQADSKMKLHNYIKYFTNPDRPKVLNVISLEFSDTKMSELVEVPDIARKLSWVENYWPDDSVFPKPFVQKYCLMGVQDSYTDFHIDFGGTSVWYHVLWGEKIFYLIKPTDENLALYESWSSSVTQSEVYFGDKVDKCYKCVVKQGHTLFVPTGWIHAVLTSQDCMAFGGNFLHNLNIGMQLRCYEMEKRLKTPDLFKFPFFEAICWFVAKNLLETLKELREDGFQPPSYLVQGVKALLTALKLWMKKELVTEHAFEIPDNIRPGHLIKELSKVIRSVEEENSKLVKTQGILGVSPTSRSSHETASPHHSRRRVRKLRDHATKTPSNLDILELHTREVLKRLEMSPWEEDISSSKLNGRFNKPFQPSSTVPEWRTKDNDLRLLLSNGRIIRDERRPFTDRSLYTADSEDEDDRTRSKKTAVKVEDQPSGFEGEGNADTQKPLNMFFESVKSELRNGSSEYSDISDSEESEPDCTTQQKDSSTEESESSGDEEKQEVTSNFKEESKVTRDLCQNTQKPSRNETPSKKECPTSTSTEEEAIQGMLSMAGLHYTTCLPGHTQSTDCTNKRTSLQEHRSYPRSRHKDRQPSQSHKTIECGMSVKEEEGDLGTSAWTRHLNEASRISPQDANKTQKYIKKEGASEGSLKVQENRSLVHSSSLSFQHGKYTRDSSLMQADCQLSDGSLSPDRPYGETSLSVPLHPTKRPASNPPPISNQATKGKRPKKGMATAKQRLGKILKLNRNGHARFFV; encoded by the exons TGAAGAAGAGGAGAAACTGGCACAGACATGACTACACAGAGCCAGATGATGGCTCCAAACCAGTGCAGGCTGGAACACGGACCTTTGTTAAACAGCTGCGGGCTCGATCTTTCCCGAG TGCTGatgaagtaattttgaaaatgcatgGAAGCCAGTTAACACAAAGATATCTGGAGAAGCATGGGTTTGACGTTCCCATTATGGTTCCTAAATTAGATGGTCTGGGTCTCAGACTTCCTCCACCAACTTTCTCCGTTTTAGATGTGGAACGCTATGTAG GTGGTGACAAAGTGATAGATGTCATAGATGTAGCAAGACAAGCAGACAGTAAAATGAAGCTCCATAATTACATTAAATACTTCACAAATCCTGACCGACCCAAAGTATTGAATGTGATCAGCCTGGAATTCTCGGACACAAA gatGTCTGAATTAGTGGAAGTACCAGACATTGCCAGAAAGCTTTCGTGGGTGGAAAATTATTGGCCAGATGATTCTGTCTTCCCTAAGCCTTTTGTTCAGAAGTATTGCTTAATGGGTGTCCAGGACAGCTATACAGATTTTCATATTGATTTTGGAGGAACATCAGTTTGGTACCACGTTCTCTGG GGTGAGAAGATATTCTATTTGATCAAACCCACTGATGAAAATTTGGCTCTCTACGAGTCCTGGAGTTCATCTGTCACCCAGAGTGAAGTGTATTTTGGGGACAAGGTTGACAAGTGTTACAAGTGTGTTGTGAAGCAAGGACACACTTTATTTGTTCCAACAG GCTGGATTCACGCTGTGCTCACATCTCAGGATTGTATGGCTTTTGGAGGAAATTTTTTGCACAACCTCAACATTGGCATGCAGCTCAG GTGTTATGAAATGGAGAAGAGGCTAAAAACCCCGGATCTTttcaaatttcctttctttgaagCCATCTGTTGGTTTGTGGCCAAAAACTTACTGGAAACATTGAAAG AACTGAGGGAAGATGGTTTCCAGCCTCCAAGCTATTTAGTGCAAGGAGTGAAGGCTTTACTCACTGCTTTAAAATTATGGATGAAAAAAGAA CTTGTAACAGAGCATGCCTTTGAAATTCCAGACAACATTAGGCCTGGGCATCTCATCAAAGAGCTCTCTAAAGTGATTCGTTCTGTAGAG gaggaaaacagcaaattagTTAAAACTCAGGGAATTCTTGGTGTGTCTCCGACTTCACGATCTTCGCATGAAACAGCTTCCCCTCACCACTCCAGACGAAGGGTGAGGAAGCTGCGAGACCATGCTACCAAAACTCCTTCTAATCTGGACATCCTGGAACTCCACACTAGGGAGGTGCTGAAAAGGCTGGAGATGTCGCCGTGGGAAGAG GATATCTCAAGCTCAAAACTGAATGGGAGGTTTAACAAGCCCTTTCAGCCTTCTTCTACAGTACCTGAATGGAGAACAAAAGACAATGATCTTCGCCTTCTGCTGTCGAATGGAAGAATCATTAG agatgagagACGTCCATTTACAGATCGAAGTCTTTACACAGCAGACAGTGAAGATGAAGATGACAGGACAAGGTCGAAAAAGACAGCTGTTAAGGTAGAAGACCAGCCCTCAGGATTTGAAGGAGAAGGGAATGCAGATACCCAGAAACCACTGAACA TGTTCTTTGAAAGTGTGAAATCAGAACTCAGGAATGGATCCTCAGAGTACTCTGATATTTCTGATTCAGAAGAATCTGAGCCTGATTGCACTACACAG CAGAAGGATTCCTCCACAGAGGAGTCAGAAAGCTCAGGTGATGAAGAGAAGCAGGAAGTAACATCAAATTTCAAAGAGGAATCTAAGGTCACAAGAGACCTTTGTCAAAACACCCAGAAGCCATCCAGAAATGAAACTCCCAGTAAAAA GGAATGTCCTACCTCGACAAGTACAGAAGAAGAAGCTATTCAGGGCATGCTTTCTATGGCAGGATTGCACTATACTACATGTTTACCAGGTCACACTCAAAGCACAGACTGCACAAATAAAAGAACCTCTCTTCAGGAACACAGAAGCTACCCCAGGAGTCGGCATAAAGACAGACAGCCGTCTCAGAGCCACAAAACCATAGAATGTG GTATGTCtgtgaaggaagaggaaggagactTGGGAACTTCAGCATGGACTAGACACCTGAATGAAGCTTCGAGGATTAGCCCTCAG GATGCaaataaaactcaaaaataTATCAAGAAGGAGGGTGCATCAGAAGGCAGTCTTAAGGTTCAGGAAAACAGAAGCCTagtccacagcagcagcttgagTTTTCAGCATGGCAAATATACGCGAGATTCCAGCCTGATGCAAGCAGATTGTCAGCTGAGTGACGGCAGCCTTAGCCCTGACAGGCCTTACGGTGAAACGTCCTTGTCTGTCCCACTGCACCCAACAAAGAGGCCGGCATCAAATCCACCCCCTATCAGCAACCAGGCAACTAAAG GCAAACGTCCAAAGAAAGGAATGGCAACTGCTAAACAGCGCCTTGGGAAGATCCTGAAGCTGAACCGGAATGGCCATGCACGCTTCTTTGTTTAA
- the KDM7A gene encoding lysine-specific demethylase 7A isoform X2 — protein sequence MAGATAAAATPVYCVCREPYDVSRFMIECDICKDWFHGSCVGVEEHHAVDIDLYHCPNCAILHGPSLMKKRRNWHRHDYTEPDDGSKPVQAGTRTFVKQLRARSFPSADEVILKMHGSQLTQRYLEKHGFDVPIMVPKLDGLGLRLPPPTFSVLDVERYVGGDKVIDVIDVARQADSKMKLHNYIKYFTNPDRPKVLNVISLEFSDTKMSELVEVPDIARKLSWVENYWPDDSVFPKPFVQKYCLMGVQDSYTDFHIDFGGTSVWYHVLWGEKIFYLIKPTDENLALYESWSSSVTQSEVYFGDKVDKCYKCVVKQGHTLFVPTGWIHAVLTSQDCMAFGGNFLHNLNIGMQLRCYEMEKRLKTPDLFKFPFFEAICWFVAKNLLETLKELREDGFQPPSYLVQGVKALLTALKLWMKKELVTEHAFEIPDNIRPGHLIKELSKVIRSVEEENSKLVKTQGILGVSPTSRSSHETASPHHSRRRVRKLRDHATKTPSNLDILELHTREVLKRLEMSPWEEDISSSKLNGRFNKPFQPSSTVPEWRTKDNDLRLLLSNGRIIRDERRPFTDRSLYTADSEDEDDRTRSKKTAVKVEDQPSGFEGEGNADTQKPLNMFFESVKSELRNGSSEYSDISDSEESEPDCTTQKDSSTEESESSGDEEKQEVTSNFKEESKVTRDLCQNTQKPSRNETPSKKECPTSTSTEEEAIQGMLSMAGLHYTTCLPGHTQSTDCTNKRTSLQEHRSYPRSRHKDRQPSQSHKTIECGMSVKEEEGDLGTSAWTRHLNEASRISPQDANKTQKYIKKEGASEGSLKVQENRSLVHSSSLSFQHGKYTRDSSLMQADCQLSDGSLSPDRPYGETSLSVPLHPTKRPASNPPPISNQATKGKRPKKGMATAKQRLGKILKLNRNGHARFFV from the exons TGAAGAAGAGGAGAAACTGGCACAGACATGACTACACAGAGCCAGATGATGGCTCCAAACCAGTGCAGGCTGGAACACGGACCTTTGTTAAACAGCTGCGGGCTCGATCTTTCCCGAG TGCTGatgaagtaattttgaaaatgcatgGAAGCCAGTTAACACAAAGATATCTGGAGAAGCATGGGTTTGACGTTCCCATTATGGTTCCTAAATTAGATGGTCTGGGTCTCAGACTTCCTCCACCAACTTTCTCCGTTTTAGATGTGGAACGCTATGTAG GTGGTGACAAAGTGATAGATGTCATAGATGTAGCAAGACAAGCAGACAGTAAAATGAAGCTCCATAATTACATTAAATACTTCACAAATCCTGACCGACCCAAAGTATTGAATGTGATCAGCCTGGAATTCTCGGACACAAA gatGTCTGAATTAGTGGAAGTACCAGACATTGCCAGAAAGCTTTCGTGGGTGGAAAATTATTGGCCAGATGATTCTGTCTTCCCTAAGCCTTTTGTTCAGAAGTATTGCTTAATGGGTGTCCAGGACAGCTATACAGATTTTCATATTGATTTTGGAGGAACATCAGTTTGGTACCACGTTCTCTGG GGTGAGAAGATATTCTATTTGATCAAACCCACTGATGAAAATTTGGCTCTCTACGAGTCCTGGAGTTCATCTGTCACCCAGAGTGAAGTGTATTTTGGGGACAAGGTTGACAAGTGTTACAAGTGTGTTGTGAAGCAAGGACACACTTTATTTGTTCCAACAG GCTGGATTCACGCTGTGCTCACATCTCAGGATTGTATGGCTTTTGGAGGAAATTTTTTGCACAACCTCAACATTGGCATGCAGCTCAG GTGTTATGAAATGGAGAAGAGGCTAAAAACCCCGGATCTTttcaaatttcctttctttgaagCCATCTGTTGGTTTGTGGCCAAAAACTTACTGGAAACATTGAAAG AACTGAGGGAAGATGGTTTCCAGCCTCCAAGCTATTTAGTGCAAGGAGTGAAGGCTTTACTCACTGCTTTAAAATTATGGATGAAAAAAGAA CTTGTAACAGAGCATGCCTTTGAAATTCCAGACAACATTAGGCCTGGGCATCTCATCAAAGAGCTCTCTAAAGTGATTCGTTCTGTAGAG gaggaaaacagcaaattagTTAAAACTCAGGGAATTCTTGGTGTGTCTCCGACTTCACGATCTTCGCATGAAACAGCTTCCCCTCACCACTCCAGACGAAGGGTGAGGAAGCTGCGAGACCATGCTACCAAAACTCCTTCTAATCTGGACATCCTGGAACTCCACACTAGGGAGGTGCTGAAAAGGCTGGAGATGTCGCCGTGGGAAGAG GATATCTCAAGCTCAAAACTGAATGGGAGGTTTAACAAGCCCTTTCAGCCTTCTTCTACAGTACCTGAATGGAGAACAAAAGACAATGATCTTCGCCTTCTGCTGTCGAATGGAAGAATCATTAG agatgagagACGTCCATTTACAGATCGAAGTCTTTACACAGCAGACAGTGAAGATGAAGATGACAGGACAAGGTCGAAAAAGACAGCTGTTAAGGTAGAAGACCAGCCCTCAGGATTTGAAGGAGAAGGGAATGCAGATACCCAGAAACCACTGAACA TGTTCTTTGAAAGTGTGAAATCAGAACTCAGGAATGGATCCTCAGAGTACTCTGATATTTCTGATTCAGAAGAATCTGAGCCTGATTGCACTACACAG AAGGATTCCTCCACAGAGGAGTCAGAAAGCTCAGGTGATGAAGAGAAGCAGGAAGTAACATCAAATTTCAAAGAGGAATCTAAGGTCACAAGAGACCTTTGTCAAAACACCCAGAAGCCATCCAGAAATGAAACTCCCAGTAAAAA GGAATGTCCTACCTCGACAAGTACAGAAGAAGAAGCTATTCAGGGCATGCTTTCTATGGCAGGATTGCACTATACTACATGTTTACCAGGTCACACTCAAAGCACAGACTGCACAAATAAAAGAACCTCTCTTCAGGAACACAGAAGCTACCCCAGGAGTCGGCATAAAGACAGACAGCCGTCTCAGAGCCACAAAACCATAGAATGTG GTATGTCtgtgaaggaagaggaaggagactTGGGAACTTCAGCATGGACTAGACACCTGAATGAAGCTTCGAGGATTAGCCCTCAG GATGCaaataaaactcaaaaataTATCAAGAAGGAGGGTGCATCAGAAGGCAGTCTTAAGGTTCAGGAAAACAGAAGCCTagtccacagcagcagcttgagTTTTCAGCATGGCAAATATACGCGAGATTCCAGCCTGATGCAAGCAGATTGTCAGCTGAGTGACGGCAGCCTTAGCCCTGACAGGCCTTACGGTGAAACGTCCTTGTCTGTCCCACTGCACCCAACAAAGAGGCCGGCATCAAATCCACCCCCTATCAGCAACCAGGCAACTAAAG GCAAACGTCCAAAGAAAGGAATGGCAACTGCTAAACAGCGCCTTGGGAAGATCCTGAAGCTGAACCGGAATGGCCATGCACGCTTCTTTGTTTAA